TATGTGATGGTGGATATACTAATGGAGAGAGATTCCTTGCACCATATAGAGGACATCTTTATCATCTTAGGGAGTGGACTAGTGGTCCGCATCAACCTCAAAGCGTTGAGGAGTATTACAACTTAAGGCATGCATCGGCTAGAAACGTGATTGAACGATGCTTCGGGTTACTCAAGGGCAGATGGGGAATACTTAGAAGCCCTTCTTGGTTTAGTTTAGAAACACATGGTCGCATTGTACTTGCATGTGCTTTACTACATAACTTGGTCAAGAGATACATGCCTTCATTTGATGACAATGAAATGTTTGAAGAGGTTGTTAGTGATGGTGATGACAGTGATGAAGACGATGAGGAGGAATACATAACCTCCATTGATGTATCCGATCCATGGACAACTTTCAGAAATACATTGGCACAAAACATGTTCAACAACTGGAGAGCTAGAAATCATTAAGTTGAACTTGTGATATCCTATTATATTTGAACTTATATTGTCttgttttatttgtatttgttcTTTTTATTTGGACTTGTATTAGTATGTTTTCTTTAACTTGAACTGTATTAGTTATACTTGGACTTAAACTAGTGTGTTTACTTGGACTTGAACTAGTgtgttaatttaattttgtatattttaattagatGGATGAAAGTATGTCAAGTGGAGGTGGGAGAGGCAAGAACAAACGTTTTTGGAGTTCAGATGAAGATAATGCACTTGTAGCTACTTTGTCTGAATTGTCTACTGATCCACATTGGAAGTGTGATAATGGGTTCAGAAATGGATATATGATTCGCTTGGAAGAGATGATTGGAAAGACCCTTCCTAATTGTGGTTTGAAAGCTTCACCACATATTGACTCAAGGATCAAAACACTTGTTACCAAATTTAGAGCTATGGCTCAAATGCTAAATACAAGTGGTTTCAAGTGGGATgatgaaaaacacattatttctGTAGAGAGGAACGTATACGATGAGTATTGCAAGGTATGATTATTTTGTAttagttatatttttttaattaacattATAAATATTTGTTGACAAATGTTTCCTTATAAGCGATTAATTATTTGAATTGACATTTATTAATTTGTTAGGGTCATCCTAGTTGTAAGAATTTGTATGGAAAAGCTTTTCCTCACTTGAACATTTTGATGGAGATTTATGGCAAAGATTATGCCACTGGCAAATCAGCTGAGGGTTTTGTTGATGCGGTTGACAATATGGAAAAAATTGTTATACCCAATCAAGTTGTGCTTGATTCAAGTGATGAGGAAGATACTAATGCTAGTGATAATGTTAGTGAAATGGCGGAATCTGCCCCTCCatcaaagaaaatgaaaatagaGAACACTTCAAAGCATAAGGGAGGTAAGAAGAAAGTTAGTGCTGGTAATTCTGAATTAGCAAGCTTACAAAGTTTTATGAAAGATATGAATGCACATCTTTCAACCATGGCTAATGTAATGACCCGTACTGATGAACGTGAGCAATATGCTTATTAACGTGAGCAATATGTAATTCAGAAAGGGGAAAAGGTGTTGGATGAGCTGCTTGTTTTGGAAGGTATAACTAAAAAACAAGCTTTGAAagtagcaaaggaattcatagacacttctacctgaccgctcgtctgagggtggtagggtgttgcaaccctatgagctacgccatacttttggagcaacatgTCAAATTGTCTATTGCAGAAATGGGACCCCCCATCACTGATAATGGTCCGGGGGGTGCCGAATCTggtaaaaatattctttttcaaaaatctcatcaccattcgagaatcgtttgtgggtagagcttctgcttctacccatttggaaacatagtcaaccgccacaagaatgtattggttgttgtgggacatggggaagggtcccatgaaatctatgccccaaacatcaaatagctcacacacGAGTATGCCctgttgaagcatctcattcctcctagagatattccctactctctgatatgcatcacaatatttaatatagttactaacatctttatgcatttgtggccaccaaaacccactttggaggatttttgccactgtcctatctggcccgaagtggccacctggttccctagaatgacacatattaatcactgaatctacctcctcttcaggtatacatctcctaattatgccatcagtgcagaatcgaaacagatatggttcttcccaaaaatattgtttgttctcaaacataaacttacgttttttgcttgcatctaaatcagggggaagaatgttaccgactttgtagttcgcgatatctgcaaaccaggggagagatcGTACCGAATACAATGTTTCGTCCGGGAATACCTCATTGATTGCCTCATGTTCTAAGGCttgctgatctgactctaacctggataggtggtctgctatcacgttttccacccctttcttgtctctgatctcgatgtcaaattcttggagtagtaagatccaacgaatcagcctaggttttgcatcttgCTTGCTCATCAAGTATCTTaaggctgcatggtcagtaaaaacaattaccttagatagcaccaaataagatctaaatttgtcaaaagcAAAAACCACgactagcaattccttttcagttattgaataattctgctgtgcatcatttaaggttttgttagcatagaagattgggcgaaaaagtttatctaCCCTCTGCCCATGACAGGCTCCTACAACCAaatcactggcatcgcacattaactcaaagggaagggaccaatccgggcttaccataaactcaagtttaatatcacatgccttcaattcttaagttatctacctaagtaatgattttagcatttcttcaaaagtagggtctaaatgcaaactttagctcatgcttttacagatacaaggattgtgtcctacacctaaactagttgtcatgcaatcttagattcggctctcagccctcaaggacaaataacgaagtttagattcgaaggaggttcacggttttaggtcctaaacatgcaaaacataaataaaacccgaaaaacgcaaaactaaactagacacgacgcaacaaaaatttaaaaattatacaaatttttgtaagtttgtctacccctcctcctcacactaaaaatatgcaataagttccaacattgcatcacaaaccataaagtacaagtgcaaaaagttagggtggagaagacaacttattGACCGGCAGGGGGGTATGTAATTGTCTGCAGGCGCAAAACTTGTACGTCCGAATTATCTTTGCCAAGATAAATCTTAAGACGGTGCCCGTTTACTTTCTGGGTGGTCCCATCCTTCCCCTCGATTTCGACCATTCCGGAGGGGTGCGCGTTGATGACTGAAAATGGCCCATACCATCTACTTTTGAGTTTGccagggaagaatctcaatcgggagttgtATAAAAGTACTTGATCGCCTATTtgaaaggttttcttttgtactttcctaTCATGCACCCTTTTGGTCCGCTCTTTGTATAGCTTGGCGTTCTCGTAGGAATTGTACCAGAGCTCATCCAGTTTGTGCAGCTGAGTTAACCGTAGTTCACCTGAAAGCTTAGGGTCAAAATTTAGATATTTCAATGCCCAGTATgccttatgttctaattcaacaggtaggtgacaagatttaccgaaaactaaacgatagggggacattcctatgggagtcttAAAAGCTGTCCGATATGCCCAAAGGGCATCATCCAGCTTAAGGATCCagtcttttctagcattccctactgttttctcaagaatacgtTTTGAAGGCTATTGGATATtggcttttgttttttttttttttttaatttgtatgaactttgttaagtttaaattttaacttttatgaactttatGTTATTTTCAATAAGGGTAGCAAGTGAGTGACGTTTTGGATTGTTTGggattatatatgaagttattttACGTTTTATGGAAACTGTCGCAACCGGAATTTTTTCGGGCGCGGACGTCGGACATTAaaatttgaattaattaatagtttttccattttttaaaactattttttagagtcgccaccaatcaaaaCTAAGGCGTGATTGGACGCCGAAATTGGGTATATTTTAATGGATAAGGGGGGGGTCTGCGAAATGGAGATTTTAGGTTCGTTTATCGGTTACGTGTAAGGAAGAAAACTTGGAGTAATCACCCTACCCCGTCCAAAATTGGTACTAAAAGATgtgatttttatattaaacttatttgatTTATCCGATTcatttctctttattttatgtatttttatataataaaggCGTATAAGTTTGGACCATTTAATTTGAGTTAGTTATATTTTGACTACTTTCATACCCCTATAACATAGGTGTATAAATTGGAGCcattccattaattttaattttattttgaccGGTTCCATACCCCTATAACATAGACGTATGGATTGAGCCGTTTCGTTAAAATTAACTTGATTTTGACCGTTTTCATACCCATATAGCATAGATGTATGAATTGAGCCGTTTCGTTAAAATTAACTTAATTTTGACCGCTTTCATACCCCTATAACATAGACGTATGAATTGAGCCGtttcattttaattaattttgttttgacCGACTTTGTACCCCTATGACATAGACGTACAAAGTAAGTCGTTTATTtcgattaatttgattttgactGCTTTCATACCCCAATAACATAGACGTACGAATTGAGCCGTTTTgtgttattttaattaatttcatttttgacCGACTTCATACCCTTATAGCATAGACGTATGAGTTGAGCCGttctaaattatttatttatttaaaccgACTTTATACCCCTATGACATAGACGCATAAAGTAAATCGTTAATTTCTATGAATTTAAAGACCTCTAATATATATTTTCCTACGACATAATAATTTTGATATACTTTCAAAGTTTTAGTATAAACTAATTCATTTGTCTTCATCATTATTTTCATATGCATATAATTATTGAACTTATTTGGAAGCATCATTTAAAAGAAAAAGCATATATGCtgttgaaattaaatacaaacatCACATAACATCCCTAAATAACACCTACACCATGGACAATTAAACTAAATAAGCAAATGTCTAATTAATACTAGATGATAACCAGACTTTATTTTTGGGATAAATAATGAATTAGAGAATGGACATGAGGAGGGGTTGGGCTTGAACGAATCATTAGTAATCCAAAACCCATTAACTTCAAGGCATCTCCTTCCTAATAAACCCTAAGTCCCTATTTCCCCAAATTACAGAAACCTCTCTTGCGCGTTCATCCAACTCCACCTTCCTAAATCGTCTCTCAATCTCTTTAAAAGTGACAGATTCCATTCTACCTAAAGCTCCTCAGGCGTCGCCCGTTAACTCAGGAGATAACTCCCTAATGGTGGTTACTCTCAACTATGATGGTGACTCTAGAGGCGATCCTCCACCTGGTTATCGCAAACCTACTCTCTCTCCTTCTTTCTCGTTTAAATCGATTGTGGTTCTTAGGGGTATAGATTCTTTGCATGTCCGATTTTTACGTCTTTCCTTCATCCGGTTAGCGTTTTTCTTTGATTATTAGTCTCTTTTACTTCTTCGTATGCTCTCCCTGAAAACTAATCCTATTGTAATTTGTTTGATTTTAGTTTATAGATGGAGGGAGGATGAAATGTAGCTCTCATTCACTATTCTAACTGAACCACATTCTGTTGGAGTTTGAAACTTCTAGGCAATTAAATTCAAGATTAAACCAGAGGTAATTTAACCCATAACCATTTTGGCTTTGATTGGATGGAGAGTTTGGGAGGGTAAATAAAGGAATGGAATGGAAGGGAAGGGAGAGGAAGGGGAAGGAAGGGGAAGGGAAGCACTAACCTTACCCTTGTTTGGTTGGATGGTAAGGGTTTATAAAGGTTTGTACCTTTCCCTTGTTTGAAATGAAGGGTTTGTAAGGTAATGAAATATTATAAAATGACTAACTTGTCCCACtcaattaattatgtatattagATACTTTCCATGTAATTAAACCATATTACTTACAATTGTTTTTAATAACATATCTAAATCAATTAtccaatttcatatattatcaTGGGTTTATTACTTTTATTATCTTGGATTATGGTGGTTTTTTTAATCTTGTAGCAACTGTAACTCAAATTAATCGAACTTGAAAATCTCAAAGTTGAGAGCTTTATTAGCAAATAAAATATTACCCATGTTCTTTCCAGCAAACAAATTCTAGGATTCCTATAAAATTACACAAGTAATAACACAAGTCTGTGAAAAATTTAAACACTGAATTCATAAAACAGTTTAAAATAACTTGTTCCAAAATGGCATGATCCATGGCAAAAAGCACGTCCAATATGATTTGATCCAAAATGACATGATCCATGGCAAAAAGCACGTTCAATATGATTTGATCCAAAATGACATGATCCATGGCAAAAAGTACGTCCAATATGATTTGATCACATATCAAGAACctacaaacaaaaataaaaaggttaaatTGAATTTTGTATTATAAAAATGAAACTAAAATGAAATCTCTTTAACCAACCTTGATCAATCCACAACATCAACAAATTCTTTCGATGAGCTATAGGTGTTGAATTCAAGAAGTCCAACCTTTGTGGATTGTCCAAAAGATAGGTACAAGCAACATAATATAGACGTGAGTCTATTCCAATCTCCTCTACATATTTCCACATATCAAAATCCTTCGTAAGCTCATTGGGTTTGAAAATACGTACCAAATCATCACTCGATTTAGCTATAGCTTTAGCCACATTGTCCATTGATTTAGTCATAGAAGCAATATCAtcaatttcagtttttttttcctttttttgatCTAGATGAAGTTGGATTTTCAAATAATTCTTGCTCCCTTATCCCGCTAGGAGTTGAGAATTCTTCAACCACATTTTCATGTTCACCTACATTCACACTATCACCCATATTATCCATAGAATTGTCCAATGATATCTCATTTTGAGAAACCATAAAGTCAATCCCATCAATTGTGGTTGTCGAATGTGCATCTCTCACTCTTTTTCGCCTAATATCTGCTGCACATTCAACATGCTCTCCGGATGCTCTATATTGCCCATAAAGACTAACCAACTTATCATAATTCCTAACACGTTTGTTTTTCCATTCACTAGCACTTGGGTGAGCCTATaatgaacaaaataaaacatgaaaaaaatgaattaaataaatctcTGATTGACCGAGTGAATAATAATGTTACCTCAATTAATTTTTGCCAAACTTCGGGTTCGGCATCCCACATTTCTAGAACCGGATTCCACGAAAAGCCACTCATTCCGTTCTTAAAGATATCATAGCAACGATTGAATGTCTTCTTGATAGTTTTCATGCGATTTTGAGTTTTCTCCTTATCAATAGGCTTATCAGGGAACTTACGCTTTAACTCATTAACAATGTCTGCCAATGCACGGGTAATGTACGTTCCACCAATTCTATTTCATATTTTATCTTGATGGACATACTCATCAATTAGAGCATCATCCATTTCAACCGTCCAATTACAAACAATTTGAGCCTTTGGAGCACGTGGCATTTTGGCAActacataaaaaataataagtatAATAAATGTATTAAACAAATGTAAAAAGAAAGATAAATCATATTCAAAcaacttaaaattgaataacacCAACTTAAAATTCAATAACACCAATCATATCCAAGACAACTTATGAGTTACTACAACAATTTAAAAACTAAACACTCATCGAATATAATCAACCCACATATCAGCTGCTATTAAATCTCTCACTATCTCTCCTTGTCTagtttcttcattattttcccTTGCATTATGTTGTTCATCTTCTGAATTGTTCCAATTGAGAATTTCCTCATCCACTTGTTCAAGTATTGCATCGTTTGGGTCCACACCAATCATATAATTATGCAAAATACAACATGCAACAATTATCTTATTTTGTGTATTGACACAATAATTTGGCTCTGTTCCGCTTCCTATTATAGGGAATCGCTTCTTAAGTACTCCAAAACACCGCTCAATAGCATTACGCAAAGATGCATGTCGTAGATTGAACAGCTCACGTGCATTTCGCGGTGCATTTCTTGAATACTCTTTCAAGTGATATCGTTCCCCTCGATACGGTGTAATAAGTCCTCTCCTCAACATGAATCCAGCATCGACAAGATAATATTTTCCTAAACATGTAATGAATTTTGTCACAAGtgtatttaaactatataaataaaagcctaacaaaaaaattattttgagaatCACCTTCAGGCATTTTTAAGGGAAATTCTCTGCTTAATGCATGTTTAATTATCCTGGAATCGGATGCTGTCCCTTCCCACCCAGCTAGCACATAAGTAAATTTCAAATCAAATGTGCACGCAGCCAAAACATTTTGTGTTGGGTATTCTTTCCTCCCACGATATCTAGGAGCTTCTGTATTCGACACCTTCACTCGAACATGTGTTCCATCAATAGCACCAACACAATCCTACATTAAATTTTTGACTTAACACTTAAAGAATAATATACTAATATGTAATTTTATAAAAAGTTAATGGATAATTTGGTCACCTTAAAATATGGGTAGAATTTGCTGTGGCTGAATATTTCAAAGGGAATGTGTGTACCATCAGGTTGTTTGAAAAAAAGTTCGATTATAGCATCTAACACATTATGAAAATGTCGACTTACTGTCTCAGATGAACGGCGAAAGATGAGTGCAAGTTCGCGTTGAGATACATTGTGTCCTAGTAACCAAAGTGTTTTTATAACTTGTTCTTCAACGCTTGCTTGTATAGTTGGTCTAAGACCGCCCTCTCTAATTAATAAATCACACAACCCAGTAAACCCACTATAACTTATTCTTATCACATTATGACAGAGGTTGCTTGAAGATAGATGATCCAATATTTCACCTCGTACTCGTTCACTTTCAAGCTTAATTTCATGTGTCATATGAGCTATATTGTTCCTAAGTAGACGTCTACGTCTCATATACCAACAAGCATCAACACAAACAACTTGAGCTCCGGCtaatttatataaatgatgCATTAATATGATAAGTTTCACTTTGTCATCCATCTTAATAAAATAGATAATCATTACTTGAGCACTAGCATAAAAATATTGACAACAAGAAAATTCCATGAAACAATAAACTTAATCCTGTAAATGCCATGAAAAAATACTTAATTTGTtattaaaacaataaaaaaagatGGATATTCAAAAAGGGTCAAAGCAGTCAAGAAACAGTAATATATTGTTAGTTCATATACAATTAGTCCCTCACCAAAAACACAACTTGCAACTATCCCTTTCTCTCCTAGTAAATCACAGGTAAAGACAATCAATTACGAAAACAAAGGCATGGAGTAAAAACTGTTGTTAAGGACATTAAAACGAATATTTAGTTCATTTGTGCAAATTTTGTTACACAGAAGTAAAGCTTACAGAATAGCAAAAATTGACACCAAATACAATCTAACAAATTGACACCAAGTACCTGGAGCTAAAAATCTTGTTGCTGagaggaaaagaagaaaaatgctTAATGGAAGGTTGTATGATCTTAGAGATTGGTTCCCAAAATTACAAGTGTAATTTTATGCTTACCAATTTTCAATGAATATTCTGGATAGAAGTTCTTCTTAAgacatttataagtccatggtTATGATCATTTATATATTGACCTTTTTCTTTATCTAGTTTATATAATATGTGTATGTATGTGACCCTTTGATTAAATTGTCTGCTTAATTACAGAAGAATTAGGAGCTGCATATATAATACTCAAATCACATGGACCTAATTATTATCAAATTTCATTAACTTATTATGACTATAATATGATATGATATCATAATAAGAACTGCTTGCTTAACTACAAATTTAGCCATGTTAATTAATCTCTACAACCCACTATTCGAATGTGGATTAATTTAACtgtcatatatttttaaaataaataaataaataacaaaacagCTTAGCTATCATAGCTAAGAGCTTGGCATTTAGGTCCTGTTTCTCTATTCAATAAACACACAGATGATAAACTTAAAAGAGGGGAAAAAACAGCAAGCAAGCATAGCTGCCTTCATTGGCTTGATTCAAGAAAACCCAATTCTGTAATCTATGTATGTTTTGGAAGCTTGAATAGATTTAGCAAGGATCAAACTTTAGAGATTGCTTGTGCACTTGAAAATTCAGGCCACTCATTCATCTGGGTTGTAGGAAAAGTTGTAAAATCGAATAAGGAGAATGTAAACAATAAGGAAGAATGGTGGTTGCCTGAGGGATTTGAGGATAAATTGAAGAAAGAAGGCCAGGGAATGATCATAAAAGGATGGGCTCCTCAAGTgctaatattatttatttatttataacatAAAAGTTTTAAGTAAACAAAACCATTTGCAATTAAGGAAGTTACTAAAATACAAGAAAAACATCCCCATCTAAATCTATTAACTAGAAAACAGAAAACACTAATTTACCTTCTAGAAGAAGAACTAAAGTAACTATATGTATGAGAAGCTAAAGCAGTAATGCAGGCATGGATGTCCTGAGTCAGTTTAGCCAAATATCTATGGTTAAAACCCATAACAGTATCAGCAAAATAGCAAGTATCTTCCGGACAACTACCTGAAGGTATATCAACAACGTAAGACTCAATCAAAATAGTCTTTTTAAATCCATACTCTCAACCAACCAACCATTTGAAAATCATGAAGAATAATTTCCaatattcaattcaattcaaaccCCCCAATAAATGAAGATTTCACGAACTTACTTCATTTCCCTGCTAAGAAGATGGCTTTTTGTGACTATCATCCTTTTTCCCACAATAATTTGAACCCATTTCAAGTTTCTATTTCTACATATGAAATTTAATTTATGGCAGCTAACCTAAGCTTGATCCCTGCTTACACTTATCCGATTTGAAGCAGAACTGAAATTGAAGCAGAAACAGAGAAAATAGCAAGTACACAGCCAACCAGAAAACACAGATCTAAACACAGCCAACCATAAATTAAACACAGCCAAGTAGATAGCAACCATTGAGGAAGAGAGAAAGCACAAAAAATGGAAGCGAACTGACCTGTGATGGAGTTCCGCTGGTGAGAGATGAGAAATCGGGAGGAGGAAGTGAGCAGAAATCGAACAAATAAATACTGGTTTAGTTTGTAATTATGTAATTTTAGTAAGGATAATAATGGAAATAGAAATTTAAACCCTCCTAAACCCTCCAAATCGGTGGGTTTGATAATTGaaacaaaagcatataaatcaaacccttccaaaccctttccaaacccttccaaacccttacccttctaAATTAATTTCCTCCAAACAAGGGTTTCCACAAACCCTCCCAAACCCTTCCCTTATTAACCCTCCCAAACCCCCCATCCAATCAAGGCCTTTatctttttccattttttagattttttatttGTGTAGAACATGGTTTTGGTATTTTCAATTTACCTTATCATTTGAATGGGATGCTTCAGGGCATATACATTGATAAACTAAGTTCCACATTGTTAGACGTTAGAAATTTGACTCTGGCAGATTGCTTGCACACTTCTGTatgatattattattgaaaTGCAAGTTAGTAATTAATATGCTAATTTTCTATGGCTCATATCTGGTTCATTAGGGTATTTCACGTTTTCCTTGAGTATGAAGATGGTGGAGGGACTTGAGTCTAAGTGTAAGATAACTAGCTAA
The DNA window shown above is from Euphorbia lathyris chromosome 1, ddEupLath1.1, whole genome shotgun sequence and carries:
- the LOC136222086 gene encoding protein ALP1-like isoform X3; its protein translation is MTVTSNRPRATIHRSSFSAELHHSHSKFYPYFKDCVGAIDGTHVRVKVSNTEAPRYRGRKEYPTQNVLAACTFDLKFTYVLAGWEGTASDSRIIKHALSREFPLKMPEGKYYLVDAGFMLRRGLITPYRGERYHLKEYSRNAPRNARELFNLRHASLRNAIERCFGVLKKRFPIIGSGTEPNYCVNTQNKIIVACCILHNYMIGVDPNDAILEQVDEEILNWNNSEDEQHNARENNEETRQGEIVRDLIAADMWVDYIR
- the LOC136222086 gene encoding protein ALP1-like isoform X1; its protein translation is MEFSCCQYFYASAQVMIIYFIKMDDKVKLIILMHHLYKLAGAQVVCVDACWYMRRRRLLRNNIAHMTHEIKLESERVRGEILDHLSSSNLCHNVIRISYSGFTGLCDLLIREGGLRPTIQASVEEQVIKTLWLLGHNVSQRELALIFRRSSETVSRHFHNVLDAIIELFFKQPDGTHIPFEIFSHSKFYPYFKDCVGAIDGTHVRVKVSNTEAPRYRGRKEYPTQNVLAACTFDLKFTYVLAGWEGTASDSRIIKHALSREFPLKMPEGKYYLVDAGFMLRRGLITPYRGERYHLKEYSRNAPRNARELFNLRHASLRNAIERCFGVLKKRFPIIGSGTEPNYCVNTQNKIIVACCILHNYMIGVDPNDAILEQVDEEILNWNNSEDEQHNARENNEETRQGEIVRDLIAADMWVDYIR
- the LOC136222086 gene encoding protein ALP1-like isoform X2, which produces MTVTSNRPRATIHRSSFSAELHHREGGLRPTIQASVEEQVIKTLWLLGHNVSQRELALIFRRSSETVSRHFHNVLDAIIELFFKQPDGTHIPFEIFSHSKFYPYFKDCVGAIDGTHVRVKVSNTEAPRYRGRKEYPTQNVLAACTFDLKFTYVLAGWEGTASDSRIIKHALSREFPLKMPEGKYYLVDAGFMLRRGLITPYRGERYHLKEYSRNAPRNARELFNLRHASLRNAIERCFGVLKKRFPIIGSGTEPNYCVNTQNKIIVACCILHNYMIGVDPNDAILEQVDEEILNWNNSEDEQHNARENNEETRQGEIVRDLIAADMWVDYIR